The region AAAAATAACAAAGCGTAGATTCACCATAAAAGAGGTGATTAATATCATCCAGATCGGCAGACCTACTGTGATTAGCGGAAGTGCTGCTAACTGGGATGACCCCGCATAAACTAAAAGACTCATTGTCAAAGCTTGGTGTACCGTCAGGGAAGACTTGGCCATGGCAATACCAGTCACAAACCCCCAAGTGAGAATCGTCACACCGAACCGTGACATCTCTTTAAAGCCTTCTATAAAGGCCCGCTTCTGTTCCGAGGTCATTCTAATAACTAGATTCCCATTTCTCTGTGCAAAATCTTAGATTTCATCTCCTCCCAGAGGCTTTCAAAATCTTCAACCTTGGCTTCAGAAAGCTCAATAGGATCGTAGAGCCTTCCAAATACAATCGACTCTCTTTTAACCATTGTCTTTTCAAATTCCGTTAAACCGATTGGCTTGTCGTCTATATCGCGTGTCAACTCTGCTGAGCAAACAATCGCCTGCTCATCGTCTTTATCCACTACCGCATACTCGATGAACTGCTCATGCTTTTGAACAATCACTAAGGTACCTCGGGCATAAGAAACTGCGTCATGTGCCTGAACAATATAGGACAAAAACTGATCCTCTTCTTCCTTTTCCATCCTGAGGTCATCAACAAAGAAAAGGTATTGGTCACCATCACCATTCACCAAGGTAAAGATCTTCGGAATCACGCCGTGAGCCAAAGCAAGGTTACGGTAGTAAGAAGCAATTTCTAGTGCGAGGTTTTCTGAAAAGAGGTGCATCGTGAATGAATTTAAAAGTAAAGTTAGGCCAAATTCTTTTTCAAGAAATCAAAAGTTCTTTCCCAAGCCAACTTGGCAGCTTCTGGGTTGTACTGCAATGGGGGGAGCCCACGAGAATCAGACTTAGGGTTAGCAAAAGCATGCTTAGCGTCATAGCGCTCAAAGTCATAATTTACACCAGCCTCTTTTAACTTTGCCTCGAGTTGATCCACCCCAGATATGGCAAAGAAATCATCATGAGTGGCCCAATGTGCGAGCATCGGTTTCTGAATAGCTGCTGCGTCGACATACTCCAACGGAGGGTAACCATACCAAACCACTGTGCCATCTAGCTCTGGAACATTACAAGCAGCTAAAACGGTTAAAGCACCACCCATACAAAATCCTGTGACGGCCACTTTTTTACTGCCAGTAGCTTTCAGGTATTGCACTGCGCCACGAATATCTTGACCCGCTGCATCGCCAAAGTTCAGATCACCCATGAGGTGCTCTGCCTCTTTGGCTTCTAAAGCCAACTTACCCCGGTAAAGATCGGGTACCAGTGCACGATATCCCGCTGCCGCTAAACGATCGGCTACCGATTTCACTTCGTCATCTAAGCCCCACCACTCTTGAATCACGACTACGCCAGGGGCGTTTTCTGCACTCGCGGGCTGCGCTAAATATCCTTTAACGGATTGACCATCTGGTCTTTTGTATTCAATCATGTCTGCTTTCTTATGCTTTTTTTGTATCGGAATGAATATATCCTACCAGCCAGAATGTGAGCAAGCCACACA is a window of Polynucleobacter asymbioticus QLW-P1DMWA-1 DNA encoding:
- a CDS encoding dienelactone hydrolase family protein, with the translated sequence MIEYKRPDGQSVKGYLAQPASAENAPGVVVIQEWWGLDDEVKSVADRLAAAGYRALVPDLYRGKLALEAKEAEHLMGDLNFGDAAGQDIRGAVQYLKATGSKKVAVTGFCMGGALTVLAACNVPELDGTVVWYGYPPLEYVDAAAIQKPMLAHWATHDDFFAISGVDQLEAKLKEAGVNYDFERYDAKHAFANPKSDSRGLPPLQYNPEAAKLAWERTFDFLKKNLA